One part of the Mariniblastus fucicola genome encodes these proteins:
- a CDS encoding polysaccharide biosynthesis/export family protein: protein MKIQRQRIVARLILIAFAICLAGSKTVAQTMVDPSLFQQPRQEKYSLDDGDTLGVFVEGVIGEFRSMPPVHQPVAGSDLPPAMGFPTLVLHDGTIRMPLVEPISVRGLTVLQVESLLKKTYREGKNPIITDRNRVIVSLIRKRTVNVMVVRGDQSDSMARPGLRTNQSSPVSARTDGSGRIYNLNLPAGDNDLLNAMMQSGGLPGVNAEEQMQVLRNVANAKVGNRRAPFPRTGDRVGHPESDRGHSQYFPLRSDANFPSEPFTRTQTRLGDGDIVAISGKPTEVFYTGGQLGGGEFVIPRDRPMSVMEAIAQAGGIPQSRRGLGAIPLQEPRLLTLVRNVGGQQISWQFDLGNGFSQQASQTHVRSGDYLILDYSPPQRVKNVGIGVFNTYGVRELFRD from the coding sequence ATGAAAATTCAACGTCAAAGAATCGTTGCCCGGCTGATTTTGATCGCGTTCGCTATATGCCTGGCCGGCAGCAAAACAGTGGCTCAGACGATGGTCGACCCTTCCCTGTTTCAACAGCCCCGGCAGGAAAAGTATTCGCTTGATGATGGAGATACGCTGGGCGTATTCGTCGAAGGCGTGATCGGCGAGTTTCGCTCCATGCCTCCGGTGCATCAGCCTGTTGCCGGAAGTGATCTGCCTCCCGCGATGGGGTTTCCGACGCTGGTGCTGCACGACGGCACGATTCGCATGCCATTGGTCGAGCCCATTTCCGTTCGTGGCCTGACAGTTCTCCAAGTCGAATCGCTATTGAAAAAAACTTACCGCGAGGGGAAGAACCCGATTATCACGGATCGCAATCGGGTGATCGTTTCCCTGATTCGGAAACGGACGGTCAACGTGATGGTTGTTCGTGGCGATCAGTCGGACTCAATGGCTCGTCCCGGACTTCGGACGAACCAGAGCTCTCCGGTTTCAGCCCGGACTGACGGTAGTGGACGCATCTACAACTTGAACTTGCCAGCCGGCGACAACGATCTGCTAAACGCCATGATGCAATCGGGCGGATTGCCTGGAGTCAACGCAGAGGAACAAATGCAGGTTCTGCGGAACGTCGCAAATGCGAAAGTCGGCAACAGACGTGCTCCATTCCCGCGCACTGGTGACAGAGTTGGCCACCCAGAATCCGATCGAGGTCATTCGCAATATTTTCCGCTTCGCAGTGACGCAAATTTTCCGTCGGAGCCTTTCACGCGGACTCAAACGCGGCTCGGGGATGGTGACATCGTTGCAATTTCGGGAAAGCCGACCGAGGTTTTTTACACCGGTGGTCAATTGGGAGGCGGCGAGTTTGTGATTCCGCGTGACCGTCCAATGTCGGTCATGGAGGCGATTGCTCAAGCAGGGGGCATTCCACAATCTCGTCGTGGTCTTGGGGCGATTCCGCTGCAGGAGCCGCGATTGCTGACGCTGGTGCGAAACGTGGGAGGTCAGCAAATTTCGTGGCAGTTTGACCTGGGCAATGGCTTCTCACAGCAGGCAAGTCAGACTCATGTGCGTTCAGGAGACTATCTGATCCTCGACTACAGTCCGCCTCAGCGAGTGAAAAACGTGGGCATCGGAGTGTTTAATACTTACGGAGTTCGCGAACTTTTCCGCGACTAG
- a CDS encoding peptide MFS transporter has translation MEFNSHDVSSEFRDCNWYQEKTRMSSSEISGDSKGTFLGHPKGLFVLFFAEMWERFSYYGMRALLIFYLVQHWLFSEAESGIIYGAYTALVYITPVIGGYLADRFLGQRKAVLFGAVLLTFGHFLMAFEGDGGHEGMAVQIFWLALAFIIVGSGFLKANISVIVGQLYTRTDPRRDPAYTIFYMGINLGAALGAIVAGWLGQTYGWAWGFGAAGVGMLLGLVVFIIGTPLLCGRGESTNPERLNETVGGIKFEWLIYLGSVLGVGLVWLLIQYQSLVGWLLGAAGLLLVIYVLYTAVAKLKPHDRDRIFAAVFLIFGSILFWALFEQAGSSLNLYTDKSVDRSIFGWDVPAALFQSINAIYIVLLAPVFAALWTWLGNKGLEPSAPAKFGLGLIQLGFGFLVLVAGAYAAGTGNLTPVIYIFLIYLLHTTGELCLSPVGLSAMNRLAPAHLAGLIMGTWFFASAAGNFAAGLIASAVGAEDAGPERVTEVYSTVGWTAVIVGVVVILISPLVKWLMHLDTLGDDEDKIEAAEMAVDHTE, from the coding sequence ATGGAGTTCAATTCACACGATGTGAGTTCCGAATTCCGCGATTGCAATTGGTACCAGGAGAAGACACGCATGTCGTCGAGTGAAATTTCGGGAGACTCCAAAGGCACTTTTTTAGGACATCCCAAAGGATTGTTTGTCCTGTTCTTTGCGGAAATGTGGGAGCGTTTCTCCTACTACGGAATGCGTGCGTTGCTGATTTTCTATCTGGTACAGCACTGGCTGTTCTCGGAAGCTGAGTCCGGAATTATATACGGTGCCTACACCGCTTTGGTTTACATCACGCCGGTCATCGGCGGATATTTGGCTGACCGTTTTCTGGGGCAACGAAAGGCGGTGCTCTTCGGAGCTGTTCTGCTTACGTTCGGGCACTTCTTGATGGCATTCGAAGGCGATGGAGGCCACGAAGGGATGGCCGTTCAGATTTTCTGGCTGGCACTGGCATTCATTATTGTCGGTTCCGGTTTCCTGAAAGCCAATATCTCCGTGATCGTTGGCCAGCTGTACACGCGGACGGACCCTCGTCGTGACCCAGCCTACACAATTTTCTACATGGGTATTAATCTCGGCGCGGCTCTCGGAGCAATCGTCGCAGGCTGGCTTGGGCAAACCTATGGTTGGGCTTGGGGTTTCGGTGCTGCCGGCGTCGGAATGTTGCTGGGCTTGGTCGTATTTATCATTGGTACTCCGTTGCTCTGTGGTCGAGGCGAATCGACAAATCCTGAAAGGCTCAACGAAACCGTTGGCGGCATCAAATTCGAATGGTTGATTTACCTCGGCAGCGTCCTGGGCGTTGGTCTTGTCTGGCTATTGATTCAGTATCAGTCCCTGGTCGGTTGGTTGCTCGGTGCGGCGGGTTTGCTGCTGGTGATATACGTGCTGTACACCGCAGTCGCAAAGCTCAAGCCGCATGATCGTGATCGAATCTTTGCCGCAGTGTTCCTGATCTTTGGCTCCATTTTGTTCTGGGCTTTGTTCGAACAAGCCGGTTCATCGCTGAACCTTTACACCGACAAGTCCGTTGATCGATCGATTTTCGGTTGGGACGTTCCAGCTGCTCTGTTCCAGTCTATCAATGCGATTTACATCGTTTTGTTGGCTCCCGTTTTCGCCGCCCTGTGGACGTGGCTTGGAAACAAGGGGCTCGAACCATCGGCTCCGGCCAAGTTCGGTTTGGGACTGATTCAGCTCGGTTTTGGCTTTCTCGTTCTCGTCGCTGGTGCCTACGCGGCGGGGACTGGAAATCTGACTCCGGTGATTTACATTTTCCTGATCTACCTGCTTCACACGACAGGCGAGCTTTGCCTTTCTCCGGTCGGCCTGAGTGCAATGAACCGGCTGGCTCCGGCTCACCTGGCGGGTCTGATTATGGGAACATGGTTCTTCGCTTCTGCCGCAGGAAACTTCGCGGCAGGATTGATTGCTTCAGCCGTTGGTGCTGAAGACGCAGGTCCGGAACGCGTGACCGAGGTTTACTCGACCGTCGGTTGGACGGCGGTAATCGTCGGCGTTGTCGTGATCCTGATTTCTCCGTTGGTGAAATGGCTCATGCATCTGGATACCCTCGGCGATGATGAAGACAAAATCGAAGCCGCTGAAATGGCAGTCGACCATACGGAATAA
- a CDS encoding NTP/NDP exchange transporter: protein MLQSIEQRLIGDMTDYERSILRHGAVWFFLILFSYYILRPIREQIGSTYGIENLSWLFWATFVVMLIAIPLYSLLVGKFHRRILVPSIYAIFIGCLIVFWLAMRSLPESYQIWVARAFFVWISVYGLFIVSFFWSVAGDMLSTAQGRRIFGIMAGGGTIGGLVGSQVAATLVGRIGVANLLLIPVILLVAALFIYFSMERSFKRAGDSKKKDLGSGNATGGNPFAGFTAVFKSRYLFAICMFGIFLATCGTAVYFQQAEIVKAAFEDIEFDASTIANADSLSAESLEAEKSKLQQEVAKAARTQYFANVNFAVSIVTLIFQFFLVGWLMKKVGLGMTLSALPLAYVVGISALAFSPTIGVLAVVSVIGRSAEYGISNPAREVLFTAVNREDRYKAKSFIDTVVRRGGDSSVGGVYKYARESIGLAMTTLSLIMIPIGIAWIGLSLFIGFENRRIVASRSSDE from the coding sequence ATGCTTCAATCGATAGAACAGCGTCTCATTGGAGACATGACGGACTACGAACGTTCCATCCTGCGACACGGCGCGGTCTGGTTTTTCCTGATCCTGTTCAGCTACTACATTCTCCGTCCGATCCGTGAGCAAATCGGTTCGACGTACGGGATTGAAAATCTGTCGTGGTTGTTCTGGGCGACGTTCGTCGTGATGCTGATCGCAATTCCGCTGTACTCTCTACTGGTCGGCAAATTTCATCGGCGAATTCTCGTACCGAGCATTTACGCGATCTTCATTGGGTGCCTGATCGTGTTTTGGCTGGCAATGCGAAGTTTGCCGGAGTCGTACCAAATTTGGGTCGCGCGAGCGTTCTTTGTATGGATCAGCGTTTACGGGCTGTTCATCGTTTCATTTTTCTGGAGCGTGGCCGGAGACATGCTTTCGACTGCTCAGGGTCGACGCATTTTCGGCATCATGGCGGGAGGAGGAACAATTGGTGGACTGGTCGGATCTCAGGTCGCGGCGACTCTCGTTGGTCGAATCGGCGTCGCCAATCTGTTGCTGATTCCTGTCATCCTGTTGGTCGCCGCCCTGTTCATCTACTTTTCGATGGAACGTTCGTTCAAACGCGCCGGCGATTCGAAAAAGAAAGATCTTGGCAGCGGAAACGCAACCGGAGGGAATCCGTTTGCGGGTTTTACGGCAGTGTTCAAGTCGAGATATCTGTTCGCGATCTGCATGTTCGGAATTTTCCTGGCGACCTGTGGAACTGCCGTCTATTTTCAGCAAGCCGAAATCGTGAAGGCAGCTTTCGAGGACATTGAATTCGACGCTTCGACAATCGCAAATGCGGACTCGTTGTCAGCCGAGTCACTCGAAGCCGAAAAATCCAAATTGCAGCAGGAAGTAGCCAAAGCAGCGCGAACGCAGTACTTCGCAAATGTCAATTTCGCCGTTTCTATCGTGACTTTGATCTTCCAGTTCTTCCTTGTCGGATGGCTGATGAAGAAAGTCGGATTGGGCATGACACTGTCCGCCTTGCCGCTGGCCTATGTCGTTGGCATTTCGGCGTTGGCGTTTTCACCAACGATCGGGGTGCTCGCCGTGGTCTCTGTGATCGGTCGGTCGGCTGAGTACGGGATCAGTAACCCGGCTCGCGAAGTTCTCTTCACGGCGGTGAATCGAGAGGATCGCTACAAGGCGAAAAGCTTCATCGACACGGTCGTCCGACGAGGCGGAGATTCTTCGGTCGGAGGTGTCTACAAGTATGCGAGAGAGTCAATCGGTCTGGCGATGACCACGCTTTCTCTGATCATGATCCCAATCGGAATCGCATGGATCGGACTGTCACTGTTCATTGGATTCGAAAACCGTAGAATCGTCGCGTCCAGGTCGTCTGACGAGTGA
- a CDS encoding right-handed parallel beta-helix repeat-containing protein, with protein sequence MTHRIPLAALLLFSLWFCETLNAQTYYVAPNGNNNRTNAQAQNRNTPFRTIQTALNRAREGSTIVVLDGTYWGQFNFVRSNVTLEAERKEGAFIVGSIFASDLSFLRVDGFEIANRRPDAPRSKGLSFVRCHDVVVRDCRVHDCRGGGIAFDQSDQLLCEWNIVYRNAFWDPGQHSGISIYQPQRRTNDAPGYDIIVRNNTSFANENKLDNVLFGRPTDGNGIVIDDSQNLTAPTGNGENYSGSILVENNLCYNNGGQGVHCYQSENVTIRNNTLYRNMRSFEFGGEVAVVRGDSVLVYNNILCASDNRNAALKFEGGFVWFNFNLIHNGFTPGVNNGRDTIFAAPDFDPAGFFAPKRSSPAIDSGLTQFGRFGLDVDGKFRISGDAIDIGAKEYPFR encoded by the coding sequence ATGACCCACCGAATTCCACTCGCCGCCTTGCTGCTGTTTAGCCTCTGGTTTTGCGAAACGCTCAACGCGCAAACCTATTATGTTGCTCCAAATGGAAACAACAATCGCACGAATGCTCAGGCGCAGAATCGCAACACGCCATTTCGAACGATTCAGACAGCTCTTAACCGTGCCCGGGAAGGTTCGACCATTGTCGTTCTCGATGGAACATATTGGGGGCAGTTTAATTTTGTGCGTTCGAACGTAACGTTGGAGGCAGAGCGAAAAGAAGGAGCGTTTATTGTCGGATCGATTTTCGCTTCGGACCTTTCCTTTCTCCGTGTCGACGGTTTTGAGATTGCCAATCGTCGTCCCGATGCGCCGCGATCAAAGGGGCTTTCTTTTGTTCGATGCCACGACGTGGTGGTTCGAGATTGTCGAGTCCACGATTGCCGCGGCGGCGGAATTGCTTTCGACCAATCGGATCAGCTTCTTTGTGAATGGAACATCGTCTACCGGAACGCGTTTTGGGATCCGGGCCAACACAGCGGTATCAGCATCTATCAGCCGCAGCGTCGCACGAACGACGCGCCGGGCTATGACATCATCGTTCGCAACAACACAAGCTTTGCGAATGAGAACAAGTTGGACAATGTCCTTTTTGGCAGACCGACTGACGGAAACGGAATCGTCATCGACGATAGCCAGAACTTGACCGCCCCGACGGGCAACGGCGAAAACTACTCGGGCTCAATTCTGGTCGAAAACAATCTTTGCTACAACAACGGAGGCCAGGGCGTTCATTGCTATCAATCTGAAAATGTGACGATTCGCAATAACACGCTCTATCGCAATATGCGTAGCTTTGAATTCGGCGGAGAAGTTGCCGTCGTTCGCGGAGACAGTGTGTTGGTTTACAACAACATCCTTTGTGCGAGTGACAATCGGAATGCGGCGCTCAAATTCGAAGGCGGATTTGTGTGGTTCAACTTCAACCTGATTCACAATGGTTTTACGCCAGGCGTCAACAACGGACGCGACACGATTTTCGCTGCACCCGATTTCGATCCAGCCGGGTTCTTCGCGCCGAAAAGATCCAGTCCTGCTATCGATTCCGGCTTGACCCAGTTCGGCAGATTCGGACTCGACGTTGATGGAAAGTTTCGCATCAGTGGCGATGCCATCGATATCGGAGCCAAAGAGTATCCGTTCCGCTAG
- the fdhD gene encoding formate dehydrogenase accessory sulfurtransferase FdhD, which yields MTESNSNPELRRKSKSIIRFENGAFTEKADFLAVEEPLEIRIVYGSPGNQRNRSLSITMRTPGHDRELAAGFLLGEGIVTSADQITQFELTGPKDECTGLTNQLCVHVAEGVSFDFGSLQRNFYTTSSCGICGKASLDAVRAQLTHSVGFPSMKVSASLIASLPSTMRERQSTFDETGGLHAAGLFATDGKLVACYEDVGRHNALDKLVGFQCLAGRLRESESLALVSGRASFELVQKVISAGIPILVAVGAPSSLAAELADEFGVTLVGFASKNRFNIYSHSSRLIMDV from the coding sequence ATGACGGAATCGAATTCCAATCCGGAGCTGCGACGAAAGTCCAAAAGCATCATTCGATTTGAGAACGGTGCGTTCACTGAGAAAGCCGATTTTCTGGCTGTCGAGGAGCCGTTGGAGATTCGGATCGTCTATGGATCGCCGGGGAATCAAAGAAACCGTTCGCTTTCGATCACGATGCGAACGCCTGGCCATGACCGCGAGTTGGCTGCCGGATTTTTATTGGGAGAAGGCATCGTCACCTCAGCAGATCAGATTACCCAGTTCGAACTGACAGGGCCGAAAGACGAATGCACTGGACTGACCAATCAACTTTGTGTCCATGTCGCTGAAGGCGTGAGTTTCGATTTCGGTTCTTTGCAACGAAACTTCTATACGACATCAAGTTGCGGGATCTGCGGCAAAGCGTCATTGGATGCCGTTCGTGCACAATTGACTCACTCGGTAGGCTTTCCGTCGATGAAGGTTTCGGCGAGCTTGATTGCGTCGCTTCCATCGACGATGCGAGAGCGTCAGTCCACGTTCGACGAAACCGGAGGGCTGCACGCGGCTGGACTGTTTGCGACCGACGGCAAACTGGTGGCCTGTTATGAAGACGTTGGCCGACACAACGCATTGGACAAACTTGTTGGATTCCAGTGTCTTGCGGGGCGTTTGCGTGAGTCTGAAAGTTTGGCTTTGGTGAGCGGGCGGGCGAGTTTTGAATTGGTCCAGAAAGTCATCTCTGCCGGGATTCCAATCCTGGTCGCGGTAGGCGCACCTTCTTCGCTTGCGGCCGAATTGGCTGATGAGTTTGGAGTCACCCTGGTCGGATTCGCATCAAAAAACCGGTTCAATATCTACTCGCATTCATCGCGGTTGATTATGGATGTATAA
- a CDS encoding spermidine synthase, translating to MHRYSIVVFLGAFLLFQVQPLIAKVILPWFGGTAAVWNTCMMFFQIVLLLGYLYSHGLRMFTTPRNSWIVHSVVLLLALFALPVLPSESLKPDSYESLSGEIVKVLALSVGIPFFILATTGPLIQAWQSVSHGNETKAEVSDSPYRLYALSNIGSLLALISYPFLVEPNLRLQNQSWIWSGLFTLFVVMCIFGGAQVRGFSSWQAPAAKDNPRADASPVPSISVGRMLLWLLLAMIPSVMLLATTNLMCQEIASVPFLWILPLALYLISFIICFEKPGWYHRGLFVPLLLFGVIAGVAVAMLNAYASAGLQVLLLSFSLFACGMTCHGELERMKPHVSSLTLFYLFVSLGGSLGGIFVVLIAPRIFNGFAEFQLALMGALLLGIAVPCFSKSISGGRKIGIGFASLIIGGLALSSFLGTLNRSGIDRVLLDGRNEYGIFSVEKDGDRRVFISGTIDHGSQIVMPQPSLEPHSYYSDGSGFSICVKTQRDLASDESPKRSGLKIGVLGLGIGSMLSWAEADDEFVFYEINPRVESIAREWFTFLPTYESQCEVVIGDGRIRLEKETSRGIDRQFDLLAIDAFSSDSIPVHLLTDECFDVYEKHLRHDGILLFHVSNRFIDLKPVLFATAADRGLAATYVRHVNSDATSTRVSHWVLVTNEKVANHQRIRSAAEPYDLPVDAPRWSDDFASLAPVINWSFYVSWDRMIQKAEQNANNK from the coding sequence ATGCACCGATACAGCATCGTAGTTTTCCTTGGCGCGTTCCTGCTGTTTCAGGTACAGCCGCTGATTGCGAAAGTCATCCTGCCGTGGTTCGGCGGAACCGCAGCGGTCTGGAACACTTGCATGATGTTCTTTCAGATCGTCCTGCTGCTTGGCTATTTGTATTCGCACGGCCTGCGAATGTTCACGACGCCACGGAACTCATGGATCGTTCACAGCGTCGTTTTGTTGTTGGCCTTGTTCGCGCTCCCCGTTCTTCCGTCCGAGTCGCTCAAGCCAGATTCGTACGAATCGTTGTCCGGTGAGATCGTGAAGGTGCTGGCCCTGTCGGTCGGGATCCCGTTCTTCATACTCGCCACCACTGGACCGCTGATTCAAGCGTGGCAAAGCGTTTCACACGGCAATGAGACAAAGGCAGAAGTTTCCGATTCGCCCTACCGTTTGTACGCATTGTCGAACATCGGCTCGTTGCTCGCGTTAATCAGCTATCCGTTTCTGGTTGAGCCGAACTTGCGATTGCAGAATCAATCGTGGATCTGGTCAGGGCTGTTCACGCTATTCGTCGTGATGTGCATTTTTGGTGGCGCGCAAGTCCGCGGTTTCTCTTCGTGGCAAGCGCCTGCCGCGAAAGACAACCCGCGCGCCGATGCATCGCCAGTCCCGTCCATCAGTGTCGGACGAATGCTGCTGTGGTTGCTGCTTGCCATGATTCCGTCCGTCATGTTGTTGGCGACGACCAACTTGATGTGCCAGGAAATCGCATCGGTGCCATTCCTGTGGATTCTGCCACTGGCTCTGTATCTGATCTCGTTCATCATCTGCTTCGAAAAACCAGGCTGGTATCATCGCGGCCTGTTCGTCCCGCTGTTGCTTTTCGGAGTCATCGCCGGAGTTGCTGTGGCGATGCTCAACGCGTACGCGTCGGCTGGCCTTCAGGTCCTGCTGCTCAGTTTCAGTTTGTTCGCTTGTGGCATGACCTGCCATGGCGAGCTTGAACGCATGAAGCCACATGTGAGTAGCTTGACGCTGTTCTATCTGTTCGTGTCGTTGGGCGGATCGCTGGGTGGGATTTTTGTGGTCCTCATCGCGCCCAGAATATTCAATGGGTTCGCAGAGTTTCAGCTTGCTCTGATGGGTGCTCTCTTGCTGGGCATTGCGGTCCCCTGTTTCTCAAAATCGATCTCCGGCGGGCGCAAAATTGGCATCGGATTCGCCAGTTTGATCATTGGCGGTCTGGCGCTGTCCAGCTTTCTCGGAACGTTGAATCGTTCCGGAATCGACCGCGTGTTGCTGGATGGTCGAAACGAGTACGGCATTTTCTCGGTCGAAAAGGATGGTGACCGACGTGTTTTCATTAGCGGAACGATTGACCATGGCAGCCAAATCGTTATGCCGCAGCCCAGTCTTGAGCCTCACAGTTACTACTCGGACGGAAGTGGATTCTCAATCTGTGTCAAAACTCAACGCGATCTCGCAAGCGACGAATCTCCGAAGAGATCGGGCTTGAAAATAGGTGTGCTTGGGCTGGGAATTGGCTCGATGCTGTCCTGGGCTGAGGCCGACGACGAATTTGTGTTCTACGAAATCAATCCGCGAGTCGAATCAATCGCCAGAGAGTGGTTTACTTTTCTACCGACATACGAATCGCAATGCGAGGTCGTGATTGGCGACGGGCGAATCAGGCTGGAAAAGGAAACCAGTCGTGGCATCGATCGGCAATTCGATCTTCTTGCCATCGACGCGTTCTCAAGTGACTCCATCCCGGTTCACCTGCTAACGGATGAATGCTTTGACGTTTATGAAAAGCACTTGCGGCACGATGGTATCCTGTTGTTCCATGTTTCCAATCGATTTATCGACCTGAAACCAGTCCTGTTCGCGACAGCAGCAGACCGAGGGCTGGCAGCGACCTACGTCAGGCACGTCAACAGCGACGCGACATCAACCAGGGTAAGCCACTGGGTTTTGGTAACCAACGAGAAAGTTGCCAACCATCAGCGAATTCGGTCTGCCGCCGAACCTTACGATTTGCCAGTTGATGCCCCGCGATGGAGCGACGATTTTGCGAGTCTGGCTCCGGTGATAAACTGGTCTTTCTATGTGTCCTGGGACAGGATGATTCAGAAAGCCGAGCAGAACGCGAACAACAAATGA
- a CDS encoding ribose-phosphate diphosphokinase → MNLQVFSGRANPMLARNICSSMNIGLAECRFSTFPDGEFHCKIEDVRGRDVFIVQPTCPPVNDNLMELLIMIDTCLRASAERITAVIPYYGYARQDRKDEGRVPITAKLVANMITRAGADRVLAMDLHAAQIQGFFDVPVDHLYAGSVLNEHFLSLNIPKEDIVIVSPDEGSIKRAVGHAKRLGGQIAILDKRRLSADTIVQENIIGGPVEGKIALMFDDMISTAGSICGAAELVKRKGAKEIHVAASHGVFAGKAVERLKNAPIDSIVVTDSIPVSEEKAEQLPNLNVLSIAPMMGEAIRRIHQHKSISAIFSEESSSG, encoded by the coding sequence ATGAATCTTCAGGTCTTCAGTGGACGTGCCAACCCGATGCTGGCGCGGAATATTTGCTCTTCGATGAACATCGGGCTCGCCGAGTGCCGATTTTCGACTTTTCCGGACGGAGAGTTCCACTGCAAAATCGAAGACGTCCGCGGTCGGGACGTTTTCATTGTTCAGCCAACCTGCCCTCCGGTGAACGACAATCTGATGGAGCTGTTGATCATGATCGACACTTGCCTGAGAGCAAGTGCGGAGCGGATCACGGCGGTCATTCCTTACTACGGTTACGCTCGCCAGGATCGCAAAGATGAAGGCCGCGTTCCGATCACGGCCAAGCTGGTTGCCAACATGATCACCCGTGCCGGGGCGGATCGTGTGCTGGCGATGGACTTGCATGCAGCTCAGATTCAGGGGTTTTTTGACGTGCCGGTCGATCACCTGTATGCCGGCAGCGTGCTTAATGAACACTTTTTGTCGCTGAACATTCCCAAAGAAGACATCGTGATCGTTTCGCCCGATGAAGGCTCGATCAAGCGAGCGGTTGGGCACGCAAAACGTCTCGGCGGTCAGATTGCGATTTTGGACAAACGCCGACTCTCGGCCGACACGATTGTTCAGGAGAACATTATCGGCGGTCCTGTCGAAGGCAAGATTGCGTTGATGTTTGATGACATGATCAGCACCGCCGGTTCAATCTGCGGAGCCGCTGAGCTGGTCAAGCGGAAGGGTGCCAAAGAGATTCACGTGGCGGCCAGTCACGGCGTGTTCGCCGGCAAAGCGGTTGAGCGTCTGAAAAATGCTCCTATCGATTCGATCGTTGTCACGGACAGCATTCCGGTGTCGGAGGAGAAAGCCGAACAGCTTCCAAACCTCAACGTGCTCTCTATTGCTCCGATGATGGGCGAAGCGATTCGTCGGATCCACCAGCACAAATCAATTAGTGCCATTTTCTCTGAAGAGTCCTCGTCCGGGTAG
- a CDS encoding sugar phosphate nucleotidyltransferase, with protein sequence MSTPDAPIAIVLAAGKGTRMKSELPKVLCEAAGRPLVSYVIDSLRTAGVGKIVAVVGYRADLVKETLASDNDIDFALQEEQLGTGHAVMMCREAIANHNGPVVVVAGDSPMLQSDSIAALLKDFADTNPACILGTLIHEDPTGLGRIVRDGDGKFTGIVEEKDASEDEKAISEVNMSTYVFDCQKMLGALDRLTDDNRQKEYYITDVPGIMLADGEDVRALPVLKPIEALSVNTVEHLQAVEEALLKQQ encoded by the coding sequence ATGAGTACCCCAGACGCTCCCATTGCCATTGTTCTTGCTGCCGGAAAAGGCACTCGTATGAAATCCGAGTTGCCGAAAGTGCTCTGCGAAGCTGCTGGGCGACCACTGGTCAGCTACGTCATTGACTCGCTCCGTACGGCTGGAGTTGGGAAAATCGTTGCCGTCGTTGGATATCGGGCCGACCTCGTAAAAGAGACATTGGCCAGCGACAACGACATCGATTTCGCTTTACAGGAAGAGCAGCTTGGAACCGGACACGCGGTGATGATGTGCCGTGAAGCCATCGCCAACCATAACGGCCCGGTCGTGGTCGTGGCTGGAGATTCTCCAATGCTGCAATCCGATTCAATCGCAGCTCTCTTGAAAGATTTTGCCGACACCAATCCGGCCTGTATTCTCGGCACGCTGATTCACGAGGATCCAACGGGGCTTGGCCGCATTGTTCGCGATGGCGACGGAAAGTTTACCGGGATCGTCGAAGAGAAAGACGCTTCAGAAGACGAGAAAGCGATCAGCGAAGTCAATATGAGCACTTATGTGTTCGATTGCCAAAAAATGCTGGGAGCACTCGATCGGTTGACCGATGACAACCGTCAGAAGGAATACTACATTACCGACGTGCCGGGCATTATGCTGGCCGATGGCGAGGACGTGCGTGCATTGCCGGTGCTCAAGCCGATCGAAGCACTCAGCGTCAACACGGTTGAGCATCTTCAAGCCGTCGAAGAAGCTTTGCTGAAACAACAATAA
- a CDS encoding HAD family hydrolase yields the protein MDRPKIRAVTFDMDGLMFNTEDLYDIVGEQLLNRRGQSFTPEIKMAMMGLPGVVAFGVMKELCSLDDSVEALAEECEALFADLLPKRIQKMPGLDVLLGLLETSGIPKAIATSSHARFATTALEMFDLQPRFEFVLTAESVTQGKPHPEIYLSAAEKHSVDPAEMLVLEDSIHGSNAALAAGATTIGVPSRRVDRAQFGSVYAICDRLDDARVLELIRN from the coding sequence GTGGATCGTCCGAAAATCCGGGCCGTGACCTTTGACATGGACGGCCTGATGTTCAACACCGAAGACCTCTACGACATCGTCGGAGAGCAGTTGCTCAATCGCCGCGGTCAGAGTTTCACGCCGGAAATCAAAATGGCGATGATGGGTTTGCCGGGTGTCGTGGCGTTCGGCGTTATGAAAGAGCTTTGCTCGCTGGATGATTCAGTCGAAGCATTGGCGGAAGAATGCGAAGCTCTGTTTGCGGACCTGTTGCCAAAGCGAATTCAAAAAATGCCTGGACTGGATGTGCTGCTGGGGTTGCTTGAAACTTCTGGCATCCCCAAAGCCATCGCCACCAGTTCGCACGCCCGTTTCGCCACAACCGCTTTGGAAATGTTCGATCTTCAGCCGCGTTTTGAATTTGTGCTGACGGCCGAAAGCGTGACTCAGGGGAAACCGCATCCTGAGATTTATTTGAGTGCCGCCGAAAAACACAGTGTCGATCCGGCGGAAATGTTGGTGCTCGAAGACAGTATTCATGGCAGTAACGCCGCGCTTGCTGCCGGCGCAACGACGATCGGAGTTCCCTCTCGCAGAGTCGATCGGGCTCAGTTTGGATCTGTTTACGCGATTTGCGACCGCCTGGACGATGCTCGAGTGCTTGAATTGATTCGAAACTGA